One region of Bactrocera neohumeralis isolate Rockhampton chromosome 5, APGP_CSIRO_Bneo_wtdbg2-racon-allhic-juicebox.fasta_v2, whole genome shotgun sequence genomic DNA includes:
- the LOC126759076 gene encoding vitellogenin-1-like translates to MRIVHLISLWCLLYASVALEDIPEGYLNAAKQIAERLIATSAGPLTADYFFRVVENLVAGLPARKAYILANAICAETIARGRNQTPEEYEPKLKDINFQFRTPCDRRTYPIADPIGLLRDPDFDPRKKTVIFSTGWTTTVNNERHDALSKAYNCRGDTNYLALDAGDYITLMYVWSAQNTDTIGKYLAVGIQKLSKFIDVADLHLMGHSLGAQIMGTAARHYRDLTGKSLPYVTGLDPAFPCFNEGETLTTISASDADFVDIIHTNAGISGQYKAYGNADFYVGGKFPIQNACRTPQCSHEIVWEYYTESVYPSNERNFLAKRCNSLYSLQYGRCNGPEFPMGFAVPHDLIGRYVLDANTEKPYGQNATAAYTNPDTSPCGACSSSCA, encoded by the exons ATGCGGATAGTTCACTTAATTTCACTTTGGTGCTTGCTATACGCCAGTGTAGCCCTGGAGGATATACCAGAGGGATATCTGAACGCGGCAAAACAGATAGCAGAAAGATTGATAGCGACTTCAGCAGGACCATTGACAGCCGACTATTTTTTCAGAGTGGTGGAAAACTTGGTCGCAGGTTTACCTGCAAGAAAGGCATATATTTTAGCAAATGCTATAT GTGCCGAAACTATAGCCAGAGGCCGAAATCAAACGCCGGAAGAGTATGAACCGAAGCTGAAAGATATTAATTTTCAGTTCCGTACACCGTGCGATAGGCGTACATATCCTATAGCAGATCCCATCGGTCTACTTCGTGATCCGGATTTTGATCCGAGGAAAAAGACCGTCATATTCTCAACCGGCTGGACGACCACGGTGAATAATGAACGTCACGATGCCTTGTCTAAGGCATACAATTGTCGCGGTGACACCAATTATCTG GCGCTGGACGCTGGCGACTACATAACCTTGATGTATGTGTGGTCTGCACAAAACACGGACACAATCGGTAAATATCTCGCTGTAGGCATACAAAAACTCAGCAAGTTTATAGACGTCGCCGACTTGCACTTGATGGGTCACAGCTTGGGCGCACAAATAATGGGTACGGCAGCGCGTCACTATCGCGATTTGACGGGCAAAAGCTTGCCCTACGTGACCGGTTTAGATCCCGCTTTTCCATGCTTTAACGAAGGTGAGACGCTAACCACCATCTCGGCAAGTGACGCCGACTTTGTTGACATCATACACACAAATGCCGGTATTAGCGGCCAGTATAAAGCTTACGGCAATGCGGATTTCTATGTCGGTGGTAAATTTCCAATTCAGAATGCCTGCAGAACGCCGCAGTGCTCACACGAAATCGTTTGGGAGTACTACACGGAGTCGGTCTATCCCAGTAATGAGCGCAATTTTCTGGCAAAGCGCTGTAACTCGCTGTATAGCCTTCAGTATGGAAGATGTAATGGTCCTGAGTTTCCCATGGGCTTCGCTGTGCCGCATGATTTAATTGGCCGTTATGTGCTTGATGCGAACACTGAGAAGCCGTATGGCCAAAATGCTACTGCGGCGTACACGAATCCTGATACTTCGCCCTGTGGCGCTTGTTCTTCTTCCTGTGCTTGA
- the LOC126759084 gene encoding phospholipase A1-like, translating into MKFLYFITLFAILHTQTRLVSPDNLILAKSKSLLDNIYKTFTQVVPALPLKMATSTINLVCTTFHDYIQKHIPAKFTPKLENIKLQLRTACAKREYPLSDLSGLAADKDFDRKKKTVIMSTGWTTQVDNRQHDMLAKAYNCRGDTNYLALDVSDYIQTMYTWSSENTNTIGEYVAKGLQKLLTFINVADLHLMGHSLGAQIMGSAARHYRILTGKSLPYVTGLDPALPCFSIRKGLTTLSSKDADFVDIIHTDPGVLGQYETYGHVGFYVGGKYPIKNGCTTPHCSHSIVIPYYAESVYPNNNRDFVAKQCSSFKRLNCNGAETVMGFAVSRNARGTYMLETNAKAPYGKNAGSGYTDPNSSKCGTCQG; encoded by the exons atgaaatttttatatttcataacgCTTTTTGCTATTTTGCATACCCAAACGAGATTGGTATCTCCAGATAATTTGATTTTGGCAAAGAGCAAAAGCTTGCTGGATAATATTTATAAGACCTTCACACAGGTGGTTCCAGCGTTACCTCTAAAAATGGCAACATCCACTATTAATCTTGTCT gtaCTACTTTCCACGACTACATCCAAAAGCACATTCCCGCCAAATTCACACCAAAGTTGGAGAACATCAAGCTACAATTGCGTACCGCTTGTGCTAAGCGTGAGTATCCTCTAAGCGATCTCAGTGGCTTGGCTGCAGATAAAGACTTCGACCGTAAAAAGAAGACGGTTATTATGTCCACCGGCTGGACTACGCAAGTAGATAATAGACAGCATGACATGCTGGCCAAGGCGTACAACTGTCGTGGGGACACAAATTATTTG GCGCTCGATGTCAGCGACTATATACAGACAATGTACACTTGGTCCTCAGAGAACACCAACACGATTGGCGAATATGTCGCCAAGGGGCTGCAGAAGCTGCTCACCTTTATAAACGTCGCCGACTTGCACTTGATGGGTCACAGCTTGGGTGCACAAATAATGGGCTCGGCGGCGCGTCACTATCGCATTTTAACTGGCAAAAGTTTACCGTACGTGACCGGATTGGATCCCGCTCTACCGTGCTTCAGCATACGCAAGGGATTGACTACACTTTCGTCAAAGGATGCTGACTTCGTGGATATCATACATACAGATCCCGGTGTACTCGGTCAATACGAAACTTATGGCCATGTTGGTTTCTACGTCGGTGGTAAATATCCCATAAAAAACGGTTGCACAACACCGCACTGTTCGCATAGCATTGTTATCCCATATTATGCGGAGTCCGTTTATCCAAATAACAACCGAGACTTTGTTGCGAAGCAGTGCTCGTCTTTTAAGCGTCTTAATTGTAATGGCGCTGAGACTGTGATGGGTTTTGCGGTTTCACGTAACGCAAGGGGCACATATATGCTGGAGACAAACGCTAAAGCGCCTTATGGCAAAAATGCAGGTAGCGGGTACACAGATCCCAATTCGTCAAAGTGTGGCACATGCCAGGGTTAA
- the LOC126759075 gene encoding vitellogenin-1-like: MKLFCFLAFLALFESSATQTAIAQNYIYSVTEIIAALRESGQDMYQADYFFRVVENLITGVPFQLASGILNSVCSTVLAQGRDQTPEQYVPRREDIKLQLRTSCGGREYAIDNILELAEDPDFDPEKKTVIFSTGFLSTVNFPATGELAQAFSCRGDTNFLVLDSGGYLTTLYVWAAQNTDTIGEYLAEGIQSLSQIIDIEKLHIIGHSLGAQIMAAAARHYTDLTDNQLPHVTGLDPASPCFNEGEVLTILSASDAEFVDTIITTPGIAGQFAASGDATFYVGGLFPTQVPCTTLQCSHEIAIDYYIESVYPNNERNFLARRCSSLYRLNTGRCNGDEYPMGLAVPHDIKGRYILEVNEERPYGKNATEDYMDPETTTCGICEETEEAIA; the protein is encoded by the exons ATGAAGCTCTTCTGCTTCCTTGCATTTCTGGCTTTGTTCGAGAGCAGTGCTACTCAAACTGCTATAGCGCAGAACTACATTTACTCGGTGACTGAAATTATAGCAGCCTTAAGGGAAAGTGGACAGGATATGTATCAGGCTGATTACTTCTTCAGGGTCGTAGAAAACCTTATTACGGGTGTGCCATTTCAGTTAGCGTCCGGGATATTAAATTCAGTTT GCTCGACGGTGCTGGCGCAGGGCAGAGATCAAACACCCGAACAGTATGTACCGAGAAGGGAAGACATTAAACTACAGCTACGCACCTCTTGCGGAGGACGTGAATATGCCATCGATAATATATTGGAGCTAGCTGAAGATCCAGACTTTGATCCCGAAAagaaaactgtaattttttcaactGGTTTTCTATCAACTGTGAACTTTCCTGCAACCGGGGAATTGGCCCAGGCATTTAGTTGTCGCGGTGATACTAATTTTTTG GTGCTGGACTCCGGTGGATATTTGACAACGCTTTATGTTTGGGCCGCACAAAACACTGATACAATAGGTGAATATCTCGCTGAGGGCATACAAAGTCTGAGCCAGATTATAGACATCGAAAAACTGCACATAATCGGCCACAGTTTGGGCGCACAAATAATGGCAGCTGCCGCCCGGCACTACACTGATCTCACAGACAATCAACTACCGCATGTGACGGGTCTGGATCCCGCCTCACCCTGTTTTAACGAGGGCGAGGTGCTAACTATTCTCTCAGCCAGCGATGCCGAGTTTGTTGACACCATAATCACGACTCCCGGAATTGCGGGACAATTTGCTGCCAGCGGTGATGCTACTTTCTATGTGGGTGGCTTGTTTCCTACACAAGTGCCGTGCACAACTTTGCAGTGTTCTCACGAAATCGCTATTGACTACTATATAGAATCGGTCTATCCAAATAATGAGCGGAATTTTCTAGCAAGGCGTTGCAGTTCACTTTATAGGCTAAATACGGGTAGGTGTAACGGTGATGAATATCCAATGGGCTTAGCAGTACCACACGATATAAAGGGCAGGTATATCCTGGAGGTGAATGAGGAGAGACCATATGGCAAAAATGCAACTGAGGACTATATGGATCCAGAAACCACCACTTGTGGCATTTGCGAAGAAACGGAAGAGGCAATTGCTTGA